TTCGTCGTGGACGAGGACGCGGTCGGCGAGGACCGGATCAAGCTCGACGACACGGTGCTGAAGTACCCCTTCCGCTCCGGCGACGAGATGCTGCGCCTGGCGAACGAGACCGGCCTGTCGATCTCCTCCCTCATGCTGGAGAACGAGAAGGCCTGGCGCACCGAGGACGAGATCCGCGAGGGCCTCCTGGAGATCTGGCGCGTCATGCAGTCCTGCGTCTCGCGCGGCATGTCCCGCGAGGGCATCCTCCCGGGCGGCCTGCGGGTCAAGCGCCGGGCCGCCTCCACGGCGCGCCAGCTGCGCACCGAGGGCGACCCGATGCTGCACCGCAGCGAGTGGGCGACCATCTACGCGATGGCGGTCAACGAGGAGAACGCGGCCGGCGGCCGGGTCGTGACGGCCCCCACCAACGGCGCCGCGGGCGTCCTCCCGGCAGTGCTCCACTACTACATGAACTTCGTGCCGGGCGCGGACGAGGACGGCGTCGTCCGCTTCCTCCTCGCGGCGGGCGCGATCGGCATGCTCTTCAAGGAGAACGCCTCCATCTCCGGCGCCGAGGTCGGCTGCCAGGGCGAGGTCGGCTCGGCCTGCTCGATGGCGGCGGGCGCCCTCGCGGAGGTCCTGGGCGGCACCCCGGAGCAGGTGGAGAACGCGGCCGAGATCGGCATGGAGCACAACCTGGGCCTGACCTGCGACCCGGTCGGCGGCCTGGTCCAGATCCCGTGCATCGAGCGCAACGGCATGGCGGCCGTCAAGGCCGTCACCGCGGCCAAGATGGCGATGCGCGGCGACGGCAGCCACAAGGTCTCCCTCGACAAGGTCATCAAGACCATGAAGGAGACCGGCGCCGACATGAAGGTCAAGTACAAGGAGACGGCCCGCGGCGGCCTCGCGGTCAACGTCATCGAGTGCTGATGCGGTAGCGGCAGGTGTGGCGGGAGGGGCCCGGCGTGCGCGCCGGGCCCCTCCCCTTCGTTTCTCTCCTTCTTTTTACCCGCCGTGCGGAACCGGGGCATCCGCCCTGGGCGTCCTCATCGGTGTCGCAAGTCCCCGTCTCAGGAGAATCGAGGGGACGTCATGATCCACCGACGTTTCCGCCGGATCGTGGCCCTGGCCTCCGGCGCCCTGCTCACCGCAACACTCGCCTTCGCCGCTCCGGCTTCGGCCGCCCCGGCTTCCCTCGGCACCCAGACCCAGACCCAGACTCCGCTCGTGGTCAACGCCCGCTGGGGCGGGCACCCCACGTTCGACCGGATCGTCATCGACATCCAGGGATACGTCCCCACGGCGACCGTCACCCCGGTCCAGCAGCTGTTCTACGACGGATCCGGCAAGCCCGTACCGCTGTCCGGGAAGTACTTCCTGGAGATCCGCCTCAACCCGGCCGCCGCGCACAACGACGCCGGTGGGAACGTCTACCTCGGGCCCAAGCTGCAGCAGATCAACCTGCCCAAGCTCAAGGGCATCGCACTGACCGGCGACTACGAGGGGTACGTGACCTTCGGCGCCGCCTTCGACACGCTGCCCTACTACCGCGCCTTCACCCTGCACTCGCCGGAACGGTTCGTCGTGGACATCGCCCGCTGAATCACCGGTGCTCGG
This genomic window from Streptomyces sp. NBC_01351 contains:
- a CDS encoding AMIN-like domain-containing (lipo)protein, which encodes MHRRFRRIVALASGALLTATLAFAAPASAAPASLGTQTQTQTPLVVNARWGGHPTFDRIVIDIQGYVPTATVTPVQQLFYDGSGKPVPLSGKYFLEIRLNPAAAHNDAGGNVYLGPKLQQINLPKLKGIALTGDYEGYVTFGAAFDTLPYYRAFTLHSPERFVVDIAR
- a CDS encoding L-serine ammonia-lyase; translation: MAISVFDLFSIGIGPSSSHTVGPMRAARMFVTRLKKDGVLAQTASVRAELFGSLGATGHGHGTPKAVLLGLEGHSPRTVNVETADDEVERIRKSGRLRLLGAEIGDGHEIAFDEPNQLILHRRRSLPYHANGMTLFAYDEAGTPLLEKTYYSVGGGFVVDEDAVGEDRIKLDDTVLKYPFRSGDEMLRLANETGLSISSLMLENEKAWRTEDEIREGLLEIWRVMQSCVSRGMSREGILPGGLRVKRRAASTARQLRTEGDPMLHRSEWATIYAMAVNEENAAGGRVVTAPTNGAAGVLPAVLHYYMNFVPGADEDGVVRFLLAAGAIGMLFKENASISGAEVGCQGEVGSACSMAAGALAEVLGGTPEQVENAAEIGMEHNLGLTCDPVGGLVQIPCIERNGMAAVKAVTAAKMAMRGDGSHKVSLDKVIKTMKETGADMKVKYKETARGGLAVNVIEC